The following coding sequences lie in one Myxococcus xanthus genomic window:
- a CDS encoding cupin domain-containing protein, with translation MGDTSVKKVESRHSPKGEMGQKYLASGVRLSMRLWEDEPPGEPAPATARDYETVGFVLKGRAELHLEGQVILLNPGDSWLVPRGSSHTYKVLETFSAVEATSPPAAVHGRDEGKDAGTKPPAKA, from the coding sequence ATGGGCGACACCAGCGTGAAGAAGGTGGAGAGTCGGCACTCTCCCAAGGGCGAGATGGGGCAGAAGTATCTGGCGTCTGGCGTCCGCCTGTCGATGCGGCTGTGGGAGGACGAACCGCCCGGAGAGCCGGCGCCCGCTACCGCGAGGGACTACGAAACGGTGGGCTTCGTCCTCAAAGGCCGCGCGGAGCTGCACCTCGAAGGACAGGTCATCCTGCTCAACCCTGGTGACTCCTGGCTGGTGCCTCGTGGCTCCAGTCACACGTACAAGGTGCTGGAGACCTTCTCAGCCGTGGAAGCCACCAGTCCGCCCGCGGCCGTGCACGGCCGGGATGAGGGCAAGGACGCGGGGACGAAACCGCCCGCGAAGGCGTGA
- a CDS encoding cold-shock protein — MAIGTVKWFNDAKGFGFIAQDNGEDVFCHHTAINMDGFRTLQEGQQVEFEVTRGPKGLQAQNVRAV, encoded by the coding sequence ATGGCAATCGGTACCGTGAAGTGGTTCAACGACGCCAAGGGGTTCGGCTTCATCGCGCAGGACAACGGTGAGGACGTGTTCTGCCACCACACTGCCATCAACATGGATGGCTTCCGCACCCTCCAGGAGGGGCAGCAGGTGGAGTTCGAGGTCACGCGTGGCCCCAAGGGGCTGCAGGCGCAGAACGTCCGCGCCGTCTGA
- a CDS encoding periplasmic heavy metal sensor, whose amino-acid sequence MFGFLFGTACLAGLIYTVRGGRHGYHRRGRWSSRGRLRWLFERLDTSPGQEKVLLKAADDVMEAFAKARDETGPSRTALGTALRGEHFDGAALRELFTRHDVAIDNVRRTVQGSLAQVHEALDPRQRRELADLLEHGFGSAYGWRGGHGGWHHRCGGPGGWRGGAFGRGGHRHGDGHGPWGRDDARGV is encoded by the coding sequence ATGTTCGGGTTTCTCTTCGGAACCGCCTGCCTCGCCGGCCTCATCTACACGGTCCGTGGCGGGCGCCACGGGTATCACCGCAGGGGCCGCTGGAGTTCGCGTGGACGCCTGCGCTGGCTCTTCGAGCGGCTGGATACATCGCCTGGCCAGGAGAAGGTCCTCCTCAAGGCCGCCGACGATGTCATGGAGGCCTTCGCCAAGGCCCGTGACGAGACAGGCCCCAGCCGCACCGCCCTGGGCACCGCGCTGCGCGGTGAGCACTTCGACGGCGCCGCGCTGCGCGAGCTCTTCACTCGCCACGATGTCGCCATCGACAACGTGCGCCGCACGGTGCAGGGCTCGCTCGCCCAGGTCCATGAGGCGCTGGACCCACGGCAGCGCCGTGAGCTCGCGGACCTCCTCGAGCACGGCTTCGGCTCCGCCTACGGCTGGCGCGGAGGCCATGGCGGCTGGCACCACCGCTGTGGCGGCCCCGGCGGCTGGCGAGGCGGAGCATTCGGCCGCGGCGGCCATCGCCACGGGGACGGCCACGGCCCTTGGGGACGCGATGACGCGCGTGGGGTGTGA
- a CDS encoding response regulator transcription factor — translation MSTRVLLIDDDTRMYELLEQYLGQNGLSVTHAADGGRGLAALEASAFDAVLLDVMMPGMDGLEVCKRIRAKSLIPVIMLTAKGDETDRVVGLELGADDYLPKPFSPRELLARLRAVLRRSQPSAVADRLESGGVSIDVAGREVRVEERAVELTGLEFDLLVALVRRAGRVIPRDALLGEAGRSDTVVGERTVDVHISHLRQKLGDVGTRLIKTVRGVGYVFAKEGP, via the coding sequence ATGTCCACGCGCGTCCTGCTCATCGACGACGACACCCGGATGTACGAGCTGCTCGAGCAGTACCTCGGGCAGAACGGCCTCAGCGTCACTCACGCGGCGGATGGCGGACGGGGGCTGGCGGCGCTGGAGGCCAGTGCCTTCGACGCGGTGCTGCTCGACGTGATGATGCCCGGCATGGACGGCCTGGAGGTCTGCAAGCGCATCCGCGCCAAGAGCCTCATCCCCGTCATCATGCTCACCGCGAAGGGCGACGAGACGGACCGCGTGGTGGGCCTGGAGCTGGGCGCGGACGACTACCTCCCCAAGCCCTTCAGTCCCCGCGAGCTGCTGGCGCGGCTGCGGGCCGTGCTGCGTCGCTCGCAGCCCTCGGCGGTGGCGGACCGGTTGGAGTCGGGCGGCGTGTCCATCGACGTGGCCGGGCGCGAGGTGCGCGTGGAGGAGCGCGCCGTGGAGTTGACGGGCCTGGAGTTCGATTTGCTCGTCGCGCTGGTGCGCAGGGCCGGACGCGTCATTCCGCGCGACGCCCTGCTGGGCGAAGCGGGTCGCAGCGACACGGTGGTGGGCGAGCGCACCGTGGACGTGCACATCTCCCACCTACGACAGAAGCTCGGTGACGTGGGCACCCGCCTCATCAAGACGGTGCGCGGCGTGGGCTACGTATTCGCCAAGGAGGGCCCGTGA
- a CDS encoding HAMP domain-containing sensor histidine kinase — translation MKRGRPRAHKRGWGAWGDPHDCGPWGHRHPPHGYWHMGRLGGFVRARLHRRLFMWFGLSILATGAVVATVMSLVGGGTWKQEGDRVRTFVGHRFEEVWDEPARRDALVASIEKDLQVGVELRDASGAMLAQTEKPCRRPEFNLPVIRDGITLGSVRACYASFRPKSPLRMVLPLALSCMVLWLAAGKLARRLARPMDELVRATRELGSGRLDSRADVAPHVTGEFAVLADAFNDMAGRIEKQVADQRELLAAVSHELRTPLARLRVLTELLRDGSGNPKTLDQVDREVVELDALVGELLASSRLDFGQLTPRVLDGQTLATQALERAGLASSLLAVEVEHAGLVGDATLMGRALANLLENARKHGTGAEALRIQERGEHLAFCVEDRGPGLQPGEDERIFRPFYRKDHGTEAREAGSLGLGLALVQRIAHAHGGEVFAENRPGGGARVGFTVRKNGPPDSESRPAA, via the coding sequence GTGAAACGCGGCAGGCCCCGGGCGCACAAGCGCGGCTGGGGCGCGTGGGGCGACCCGCATGATTGCGGTCCCTGGGGACACCGGCATCCGCCGCACGGCTACTGGCACATGGGCCGCCTGGGGGGCTTCGTGCGCGCCCGGCTGCACCGGCGCCTGTTCATGTGGTTCGGCCTGTCCATCCTCGCCACCGGCGCCGTGGTGGCCACGGTGATGAGCCTGGTGGGTGGAGGCACCTGGAAACAGGAAGGCGACCGCGTGCGCACCTTCGTGGGCCACCGCTTCGAGGAGGTCTGGGACGAACCCGCCCGGCGGGACGCGCTGGTGGCGTCCATCGAGAAGGACTTGCAGGTGGGCGTGGAGCTGCGGGACGCGTCCGGCGCGATGCTGGCGCAGACCGAGAAGCCGTGCCGGCGGCCCGAGTTCAACCTGCCCGTGATTCGCGATGGCATCACCCTGGGCTCGGTGCGCGCCTGCTACGCCAGCTTCCGTCCGAAGAGCCCACTGCGGATGGTGCTGCCGCTGGCGCTGTCGTGCATGGTGCTGTGGCTGGCCGCGGGCAAGCTCGCGCGGCGGCTCGCACGTCCCATGGATGAGCTGGTGCGGGCCACGCGAGAGCTGGGTTCGGGCCGACTGGACTCACGCGCGGACGTCGCGCCGCATGTCACGGGGGAGTTCGCCGTGCTGGCGGATGCCTTCAACGACATGGCGGGGCGCATCGAGAAGCAGGTGGCGGACCAGCGCGAGCTGCTCGCCGCCGTGTCCCACGAGCTGCGCACCCCGCTGGCCCGGCTGCGCGTGCTGACGGAGCTGCTCCGCGACGGTAGCGGCAATCCGAAGACACTGGACCAGGTGGACCGCGAGGTGGTGGAGCTGGATGCCCTGGTGGGTGAGCTGCTGGCCAGCTCCCGGCTGGACTTTGGCCAGCTCACCCCGCGTGTCCTCGATGGCCAGACGCTGGCCACGCAGGCCCTGGAGCGCGCGGGGCTGGCGAGCTCCCTGCTGGCCGTGGAGGTGGAGCACGCGGGGCTCGTGGGAGACGCGACGCTAATGGGCCGCGCCCTGGCCAACCTCCTGGAGAACGCGCGCAAGCACGGCACCGGCGCCGAGGCACTGCGCATCCAGGAGCGAGGCGAACACCTGGCCTTCTGCGTGGAAGACCGGGGCCCAGGGCTGCAGCCCGGCGAGGACGAGCGCATCTTCCGGCCCTTCTACCGGAAGGACCACGGCACCGAGGCGCGCGAGGCGGGCTCCCTGGGCCTGGGCCTGGCGCTGGTCCAGCGCATCGCGCACGCCCACGGCGGAGAAGTCTTCGCGGAGAACCGCCCCGGCGGCGGCGCACGGGTGGGCTTCACCGTGCGGAAGAACGGCCCTCCGGATTCAGAGAGCCGCCCCGCCGCGTAG
- a CDS encoding carboxypeptidase regulatory-like domain-containing protein: MTLRTLGLTLLGTAGLLTLSACKKEEPASAPPAAPAAKKEPHAASPIQAPEGAAAPVAPAGKGVVKGTVKFTGTPPEAADIPASNDPACEGMATKDASVLVNDGNLQNVLVRVKGKVPGAPPAPATPVVLDQTKCTYVPRVQGAMAGQQVAFKNSDGTLHNVRGIVGTKPAFNVAQPPSGAPVERPLPADADVLKLKCDVHPWMSAFVVSNENPYFATTGADGAFALEGLPAGTYTVEAWHETLGTKTAEVTVKDDAPAEAAFSFSAEDASAQK, encoded by the coding sequence ATGACGCTGCGCACGCTCGGCCTGACGCTGCTGGGGACCGCGGGGCTGCTGACCCTTTCTGCCTGCAAGAAGGAGGAGCCGGCCTCCGCGCCGCCCGCCGCGCCCGCCGCGAAGAAGGAGCCCCACGCGGCCTCGCCCATCCAGGCGCCGGAAGGTGCCGCCGCGCCCGTGGCTCCAGCGGGCAAGGGCGTGGTGAAGGGCACGGTGAAGTTCACCGGCACGCCGCCCGAGGCCGCGGACATCCCCGCGAGCAATGACCCGGCGTGCGAAGGCATGGCGACGAAGGATGCGTCGGTCCTGGTGAATGACGGCAACCTCCAGAACGTGCTGGTGCGCGTGAAGGGTAAGGTGCCCGGTGCGCCTCCCGCGCCTGCCACTCCGGTGGTGCTGGACCAGACGAAGTGCACCTACGTCCCGCGCGTGCAGGGCGCGATGGCGGGGCAGCAGGTGGCGTTCAAGAACAGCGACGGCACGCTGCACAACGTGCGCGGCATCGTGGGCACCAAGCCCGCGTTCAACGTCGCGCAGCCGCCGTCCGGCGCCCCGGTGGAGCGGCCGCTGCCCGCGGACGCGGACGTGCTGAAGCTCAAGTGTGACGTGCACCCGTGGATGTCCGCCTTCGTCGTCAGCAACGAGAACCCGTACTTCGCGACGACGGGCGCGGACGGTGCATTCGCACTCGAAGGCCTGCCCGCGGGCACGTACACGGTGGAGGCCTGGCACGAGACGCTCGGCACGAAGACGGCCGAAGTCACGGTGAAGGACGACGCGCCGGCCGAGGCCGCGTTCTCCTTCTCCGCGGAGGACGCGTCCGCGCAGAAGTGA
- a CDS encoding ABC transporter permease, with the protein MSAELSAAPEPMNAGAPAVSSPPGTLALQWATVRVLMMRDIVRFFRQPSRVVGALAQPVLFWFVIGSGFAGSFRVEGAQGLGYQQFFFPGVVTMVLLFSAIFATITVIEDRKEGFLQAVLAGPGSRLAVVLGKALGSSAIALLQASLFLLLAPLAGVSAATLNVPLLLSVMVLSALALTGMGMSLAWWVRSSAGYHAVMSIVLLPMWVLSGAVFPLKGADTWLAWVMRLNPMRYSVEGVRRALYGAEASVSLGASSSSAGLEVPVLVAFAAVFVGLAAFSVSRRE; encoded by the coding sequence ATGAGCGCCGAGCTGTCCGCCGCCCCCGAACCGATGAACGCCGGGGCTCCGGCCGTGTCGTCTCCGCCTGGAACGCTCGCGCTTCAGTGGGCGACGGTGCGGGTCCTGATGATGCGGGACATCGTCCGCTTCTTCCGCCAGCCCTCCCGGGTGGTGGGGGCGCTCGCGCAGCCCGTCCTCTTCTGGTTCGTCATCGGCTCCGGCTTCGCGGGCTCCTTCCGAGTGGAGGGCGCGCAGGGTCTGGGCTACCAGCAGTTCTTCTTCCCGGGCGTCGTCACCATGGTGCTGCTGTTCAGCGCCATCTTCGCGACGATTACCGTCATCGAGGACCGCAAGGAGGGCTTCCTCCAGGCGGTGCTCGCCGGTCCGGGCTCGCGGCTGGCGGTGGTGCTGGGCAAGGCGCTGGGCTCGTCCGCCATCGCGCTGCTGCAGGCGTCGCTGTTCCTGCTGCTGGCGCCGCTGGCGGGTGTGAGCGCGGCCACGCTGAACGTGCCGTTGCTGCTGTCCGTCATGGTGCTGTCGGCGCTGGCGCTGACGGGCATGGGCATGTCGCTGGCGTGGTGGGTGCGCTCCAGTGCGGGCTACCACGCGGTGATGAGCATCGTCCTGCTGCCCATGTGGGTGCTGTCTGGCGCCGTGTTTCCGCTCAAGGGCGCGGACACCTGGCTGGCCTGGGTGATGCGGCTCAACCCGATGCGCTACTCCGTGGAGGGCGTGCGGCGGGCGCTGTACGGCGCGGAGGCCTCCGTGTCGCTGGGCGCGTCGTCGTCCTCGGCGGGGTTGGAAGTGCCGGTGCTGGTGGCGTTCGCCGCGGTGTTCGTCGGGCTGGCGGCCTTCAGCGTCAGCCGCCGGGAGTAG
- a CDS encoding ABC transporter ATP-binding protein: MPEVLLSTATSQPLLQLEGLTRRFKGRTAVDGLSLSVRPGEILGLLGPNGAGKSTTFQVLAGLLSPDAGLVRFEGRELSLSDPSLRRQMGIIFQRSSLDDLLTARENLMLGARLYGLGGERARERVEAMLSLIGLADRGAERVSTWSGGMRRRLELARALVHQPRVLLMDEPTQGLDEAAFRTFWAHLKRLRDSEGLTVLLTTHRADEADVCDRLAVLDAGKLVACDTPQALASRMGGDILSVEAPEPEALAAELRERLKLDAKVVEGRVQVEAPQGHALVPRLVEAFPAGRLTSVALRRPTLADVFLQLTGRALGADVPTADPAPRRRR; this comes from the coding sequence ATGCCCGAAGTCCTGCTTTCCACTGCCACCTCTCAACCGCTGCTCCAGTTGGAGGGGCTCACGCGTCGCTTCAAGGGGCGCACGGCCGTGGACGGCCTGTCCCTGTCGGTGCGGCCGGGGGAGATTTTGGGCCTGCTGGGCCCCAACGGCGCGGGCAAGTCCACCACGTTCCAGGTGCTGGCCGGGCTGCTGTCCCCCGACGCGGGCCTCGTTCGCTTCGAGGGCCGGGAGCTGTCGCTGAGCGACCCGTCGCTGCGCCGGCAGATGGGCATCATCTTCCAGCGCAGCAGCCTGGATGACCTGCTGACCGCGCGGGAGAACCTGATGCTCGGCGCCCGGCTGTATGGCCTGGGCGGAGAGCGGGCCCGCGAGCGGGTGGAGGCGATGCTGTCGCTCATCGGCCTGGCCGACCGTGGCGCCGAACGGGTGTCCACGTGGTCCGGTGGCATGCGCCGGCGCCTGGAACTGGCGCGGGCCCTGGTGCACCAGCCGCGCGTCCTGCTCATGGACGAGCCCACACAGGGCCTGGACGAGGCGGCCTTCCGTACCTTCTGGGCGCACCTGAAGCGCCTGCGCGACAGCGAGGGCCTTACGGTGCTGCTCACCACGCACCGCGCGGACGAGGCCGACGTGTGCGACCGGCTGGCGGTGTTGGACGCGGGCAAGCTGGTGGCGTGTGACACGCCGCAGGCGCTGGCCTCGCGCATGGGCGGGGACATCCTCTCCGTGGAGGCGCCCGAGCCGGAGGCGCTGGCGGCCGAGCTGCGCGAGCGGCTGAAGCTGGACGCGAAGGTGGTGGAGGGGCGGGTGCAGGTGGAGGCCCCGCAGGGCCACGCGCTGGTGCCCCGGTTGGTGGAGGCCTTCCCCGCCGGGCGGTTGACCTCCGTGGCGCTGCGCCGGCCCACGCTGGCGGACGTGTTCCTCCAATTGACGGGGCGCGCGCTGGGCGCGGACGTGCCCACCGCAGACCCCGCGCCGAGGAGACGTCGATGA
- the cyoE gene encoding heme o synthase, whose product MNARAESLPTVASDLISLTKPRLSTLVLVTAAGGMWLAPGHLGAVNALVTLLATAGTVGAANALNCYWERHSDQFMDRTRNRPLPSGRMEPAVALWFGISLAAVSIPALALGANVLTAALGLVALLSYVLAYTPLKARTSAAMLVGAVPGALPPLMGWTAVTNQMDAGGFSLFAIMFLWQMPHFIAIALFRKEEYRAAGLKSVPLERGDESSRAQVVLYLVALIPMTLLPFQLHIAGAWYLAAAVLLGLSFLGLGAWGFFRRLGNTWARQTFFFSLIYLTGLFAALALDRVPRE is encoded by the coding sequence GTGAACGCGCGTGCCGAGTCCTTGCCGACAGTCGCGTCCGACCTGATCTCCCTCACCAAGCCGCGCCTCTCCACCCTGGTGCTCGTCACCGCGGCGGGTGGCATGTGGCTGGCGCCCGGCCACCTGGGCGCCGTCAACGCGCTGGTGACGCTGCTGGCCACGGCGGGAACCGTGGGCGCGGCCAATGCCCTCAACTGCTACTGGGAGCGGCACAGCGACCAGTTCATGGACCGCACCCGCAACCGGCCGCTGCCCTCCGGGCGCATGGAGCCGGCGGTGGCGCTGTGGTTCGGCATCTCCCTGGCGGCCGTGTCGATTCCGGCGCTGGCCCTGGGCGCCAACGTGCTCACCGCCGCGCTGGGTCTGGTGGCGCTGCTGAGCTACGTGCTGGCCTACACGCCGCTGAAGGCGCGCACGTCCGCGGCCATGCTGGTGGGCGCGGTGCCCGGCGCGCTGCCTCCACTCATGGGCTGGACGGCGGTGACCAACCAGATGGACGCGGGGGGCTTCTCGCTCTTCGCCATCATGTTCCTCTGGCAGATGCCGCACTTCATCGCCATCGCGCTCTTCCGCAAGGAGGAGTACCGGGCGGCGGGCCTCAAGTCGGTGCCGCTGGAGCGGGGTGACGAGTCCAGCCGCGCGCAGGTGGTGCTCTACCTGGTGGCGCTGATTCCGATGACGCTCCTGCCCTTCCAGCTCCACATCGCCGGCGCGTGGTACCTGGCCGCGGCGGTGCTCCTGGGCCTGAGCTTCCTCGGGCTGGGGGCGTGGGGCTTCTTCCGGCGGCTGGGAAACACCTGGGCCCGCCAGACGTTCTTCTTCTCACTCATCTACCTCACCGGCCTGTTCGCCGCGCTGGCGCTGGACCGAGTTCCTCGCGAATAG
- a CDS encoding tetratricopeptide repeat protein, whose translation MSISPSKTLSPAELAKLEHAFASDPSSAAYKPLAEAYLSMGRFMEAMVVCKKGVKAHPNAADPRLLLARVYAEQGKDKKALEEALGALQVQPDDKVALRMAGALQLKTGEAEPGKANLLKAYTADPGDPDTVTLLQQHKIEPPRPAAPAPVSAPAAPAAPATPGPSATQQSAAALSSVAATAGTESPAGKPAATQAAKPASTARAEAPAPRPAPQPRRPQVVVEEVDEDEDHEPVPRRGGSSGGKGSKMVTLGLLVAIPLFAIGYGWYSANARTKSRELKKSLDAASELLKHDSFDSYKKAVEAADQALEVDSDSAVAHGYLAYAWAIRWGEHGGGDDARRQAEEHLAAGKKSGELSSHLIASEALIQTYSGKGKDALGQLEEKVKGLDAQGRSSSLLYLTLGLIQMNAGDLDRGRDSLDRAQGLSPDDPRTYASLGAVYRRLGQDAAAWRNYDSALRYEKDHPESLLGRSLLMLEQDSPNFGLAHTMLKKLLESDPPPSPRQLAAAHLARSLLVSRVSAAMVDLKPDMQQKLVEATAVPQDKDKARSEMLKSEETGFSLDKQNPELHLIKGRRLLAEGNYDAAAEEIRKAIRMDASRAQFYVELAKSLMGKQGGEKEAAEALQTALKTMGDSPKLVVMLGNAYRRQGKLDEALAQYQRAVKDPKAKNPEARLAMGAIYRERSKWDLAQEQLEKASQEFLGQSDRAAMALTELGRVFQGKGDAAKADETYQRALNADEAYSPAYYFYATLLAKDSKQGAKAKMLAQEYLKREPSGEHASAARSLAGG comes from the coding sequence ATGTCTATCTCCCCTTCGAAGACGTTGAGCCCGGCCGAGCTCGCGAAGCTTGAACATGCCTTTGCCTCCGACCCTTCGTCGGCGGCCTACAAGCCTCTCGCTGAAGCGTACCTGAGCATGGGCCGCTTCATGGAGGCGATGGTCGTCTGCAAGAAAGGGGTGAAGGCCCACCCGAATGCTGCGGACCCCCGCCTCCTGCTCGCCCGCGTCTATGCGGAGCAGGGCAAGGACAAGAAGGCGCTGGAAGAGGCGCTCGGCGCCCTTCAGGTGCAGCCCGACGACAAGGTCGCGCTGCGCATGGCCGGCGCGCTTCAGCTGAAGACCGGCGAAGCGGAGCCCGGCAAGGCGAACCTTCTCAAGGCCTACACCGCGGACCCGGGCGACCCGGACACCGTCACGCTGCTCCAGCAGCACAAGATTGAGCCGCCGCGGCCCGCCGCGCCGGCTCCGGTCTCCGCGCCAGCTGCTCCTGCTGCGCCCGCGACGCCGGGCCCGTCCGCCACCCAGCAGTCCGCCGCCGCGCTCTCCAGCGTCGCGGCCACGGCGGGGACGGAATCGCCCGCGGGGAAGCCCGCCGCCACCCAGGCCGCGAAGCCCGCGTCCACCGCGCGCGCGGAGGCTCCCGCGCCGCGTCCCGCTCCTCAGCCGCGCCGGCCCCAGGTCGTCGTGGAAGAGGTGGATGAGGACGAGGACCACGAGCCAGTGCCCCGCCGCGGCGGCTCCTCGGGCGGCAAGGGCAGCAAGATGGTGACGCTGGGCCTGCTGGTGGCCATCCCGCTGTTCGCCATCGGCTATGGCTGGTACTCGGCCAACGCCCGCACGAAGTCGCGCGAGCTGAAGAAGAGCCTGGATGCGGCCAGCGAGCTGCTCAAGCACGACTCCTTCGACAGCTACAAGAAGGCCGTTGAGGCGGCGGACCAGGCGCTGGAGGTGGACTCCGATTCCGCCGTGGCGCACGGCTACCTCGCCTACGCCTGGGCCATTCGCTGGGGTGAGCACGGCGGTGGTGACGATGCGCGCCGCCAGGCCGAGGAGCACCTGGCCGCGGGCAAGAAGAGCGGCGAGCTCAGCTCGCACCTCATCGCGTCCGAGGCGCTCATCCAGACCTACAGCGGCAAGGGCAAGGACGCGCTGGGGCAACTGGAGGAGAAGGTGAAGGGCCTGGACGCGCAGGGCCGCTCCAGCTCGCTGCTGTACCTCACGCTGGGCCTCATCCAGATGAACGCGGGCGACCTGGATCGCGGCCGCGACAGCCTGGACCGCGCGCAGGGGCTGTCTCCGGATGACCCGCGCACCTACGCGAGCCTGGGCGCGGTGTACCGCCGCCTGGGACAGGACGCCGCCGCCTGGCGGAACTACGACTCCGCCCTCCGGTATGAGAAGGACCACCCGGAGTCGCTGCTGGGCCGCTCCCTGCTGATGCTGGAGCAGGACTCGCCCAACTTCGGGCTGGCCCACACCATGCTCAAGAAGCTGCTGGAGTCCGACCCGCCGCCGTCTCCGCGGCAGCTGGCCGCGGCGCACCTGGCGCGCTCGCTGCTCGTCAGCCGCGTGTCGGCGGCCATGGTGGACCTGAAGCCGGACATGCAGCAGAAGCTGGTCGAGGCCACCGCGGTGCCGCAGGACAAGGACAAGGCCCGCTCGGAGATGCTCAAGAGCGAGGAGACCGGCTTCTCGCTCGACAAGCAGAACCCGGAGCTGCACCTCATCAAGGGCCGCCGCCTGCTGGCGGAGGGCAACTACGACGCGGCGGCCGAGGAGATTCGCAAGGCCATCCGCATGGACGCCTCGCGCGCCCAGTTCTACGTCGAGCTGGCCAAGTCGCTCATGGGCAAGCAGGGCGGCGAGAAGGAAGCCGCCGAGGCGCTCCAGACGGCCCTGAAGACGATGGGCGACAGTCCAAAGCTGGTGGTGATGCTGGGCAACGCGTACCGCCGTCAGGGCAAGCTGGATGAGGCCCTGGCCCAGTACCAGCGCGCGGTGAAGGACCCGAAGGCCAAGAACCCTGAGGCCCGGCTGGCCATGGGCGCCATCTACCGCGAGCGGTCCAAGTGGGACCTGGCGCAGGAGCAGCTGGAGAAGGCGAGCCAGGAGTTCCTGGGGCAGTCGGACCGCGCGGCCATGGCGCTCACCGAGCTGGGGCGCGTGTTCCAGGGCAAGGGCGACGCGGCGAAGGCGGATGAGACGTACCAGCGCGCCCTCAACGCGGACGAGGCGTACTCGCCGGCCTACTACTTCTACGCCACGCTGCTGGCGAAGGACTCGAAGCAGGGCGCCAAGGCGAAGATGCTGGCCCAGGAGTACCTGAAGCGCGAGCCGAGCGGCGAGCACGCGTCCGCGGCCCGTTCGCTGGCGGGCGGCTGA
- a CDS encoding DUF2760 domain-containing protein: MTDQPASLSFFARFWLAWLCFWRCLVSREFAQAVLPTSKAYDAGQLAQLPSGGPAPTPLPKPEEVRPTPRAPEPPPALPPEREHASALSLLGMLQREGRFVDFLQENVSAFSDAEVGAAARIVHEGCRKVAQTYLTLERVLPQSEGDSVAVPVGFDAQRIRLTGNVAGQPPYNGILRHHGWMTTAVKLPTVSPAIDPRVLAPAEVELS; this comes from the coding sequence ATGACCGACCAGCCCGCCTCTCTGTCGTTCTTCGCCCGCTTCTGGCTCGCCTGGCTGTGCTTCTGGCGCTGCCTCGTGTCCCGCGAGTTCGCGCAGGCCGTGCTGCCCACGAGCAAGGCCTATGACGCTGGCCAGCTCGCCCAGCTCCCTTCGGGCGGCCCCGCCCCCACCCCGCTTCCCAAGCCGGAAGAGGTCCGGCCCACGCCCCGAGCGCCCGAGCCGCCCCCTGCCCTGCCCCCCGAGCGCGAGCACGCCAGCGCCCTGTCCCTGCTGGGCATGCTCCAGCGAGAGGGCCGCTTCGTGGACTTCCTCCAAGAGAACGTCTCCGCCTTCTCCGACGCGGAAGTGGGCGCGGCGGCGCGCATCGTCCATGAGGGCTGCCGCAAGGTGGCCCAGACGTACCTGACGCTGGAGCGGGTGCTGCCCCAGTCGGAAGGGGACTCGGTGGCGGTGCCCGTCGGGTTCGACGCCCAGCGCATCCGCCTCACCGGCAACGTGGCGGGCCAGCCGCCCTACAACGGAATCCTGCGTCACCACGGCTGGATGACGACGGCGGTGAAGCTGCCCACCGTCAGCCCGGCCATCGACCCGCGCGTGCTTGCTCCCGCGGAGGTCGAGCTTTCCTGA